In Hydractinia symbiolongicarpus strain clone_291-10 chromosome 4, HSymV2.1, whole genome shotgun sequence, the following proteins share a genomic window:
- the LOC130641275 gene encoding uncharacterized protein LOC130641275: protein MKLYIALALIGICAFALAEEVEQDSTSELTDLEDPTYYRRCGPYRRYSSTTHYCYRNKLYSRKYYRYCGKNIYNIRSHFCFRRRVYAKRYYRICGYRVCNRRTQFCWKKRCYSKRWYRICGYKVCNKHTQFCWRRRCYSKRWYKICGYAVCNKHTQFCWRRRCYLKKWYRICGYGVCHKRTHYCHRRRCYSKKLYGYCGKSIYRKSSYRCQYNKLRAYTPY, encoded by the exons ATGAAGCTGTACATAGCTCTTGCATTGATTGGCATTTGCGCTTTTGCGCTTGCGGAAGAAGTAGAACAGGATAGTACCAGCGAATTAACTGATCTTGAAGATCCTACTTACTACAGAAGAT GTGGACCATACAGACGCTATAGCTCTACAACCCACTATTGCTACCGAAACAAACTTTATAGTAGAAAATACTATAGATATTGCGGAAAAAACATCTACAACATCAGAAGTCACTTCTGCTTCCGAAGACGCGTCTATGCAAAGAGGTATTACCGTATCTGTGGTTACCGTGTTTGTAACAGACGTACTcagttttgctggaagaaaagaTGCTACTCAAAAAGATGGTACCGCATATGTGGATATAAAGTATGCAACAAACATACTCAATTCTGTTGGAGACGTCGATGCTACTCGAAGAGATGGTACAAAATCTGTGGTTATGCTGTTTGCAACAAGCACACGCAATTTTGTTGGAGACGTAGATGCTACTTGAAAAAATGGTACAGAATCTGTGGATATGGTGTTTGTCACAAGCGAACACATTATTGTCACCGACGTCGATGTTACAGCAAAAAATTGTACGGCTACTGCGGAAAATCTATCTACCGAAAAAGTAGCTACCGATGTCAGTACAACAAACTTCGAGCATACACACCATACTAA